GAACATCATTTGTTCCCTAGGTTGCCTCGTTGTCATTTGAGACAAGTTGCACCATTAGTGAGGGATCTTTGTAACAAACATAATTTGCCTTACAAGAGTTTATCTTTTTGGGAAGCTAATGAACTGACGATTAGGACATTGAAGATGGCTGCTATGGAAGCTAGGGACGTGAACAATAGTGGTGTTTCAAAGAACTTGTTGTGGGAAGCTGTTACCATTCATGGCTGATAAAAATGGGGGTGTTTGAAGATTGAAActgaatcttttttctttttctttttctgtttCTTGTTCAAATGATGTGTTATTTACTCTTTTATGATGATAATAATGTTTTCTGATTTCTTTATTATTACCATTTCTTTTTCAAGACTGTTTACTTATATACGGAAAATTTCTAATTCGAAAAACGTCTTTGAAGAGTCATTTGTCTAAAGTCGGCATGCTCGGTATTATCTCCGGTGAGAATTTTGTCTCTCTACTTCGATACACGTATGGCTTGCCATAACAAGCATCAAACGAGACGTTTTCATTTTATAAACCATGTACAGCTTTTAATAGAGTTGAATAGAGTTGAGAGATAAAACCTCTATCAAGAATAATACCAGACATGTTAAGGGGTCCGCCAGCTCCTGAACGATGACACTTTGAAGACTGCTCTCAAAGAAGTTGAAAATCTCTAAAACAAAAAAGGACATTTTTTAAGGGAAGGTTGATTCTCACTTTGGAAAAGTTTTTCAAAGTATTGTCTGTCGTGAGCCTATAAATTCTTTAAAGAGTTAGTATGGGTTGAAATCTCACCAAGTGCAAATGTTAAGATTTCTTTGATCTGTGCTCGAGCTCTAGGAAGAATCAAGAGAAAAAACTACTATCGGGAATAATACTAGCCTATTGAAAGATTTACGAGTACACTTCTAAGACTTTTCTAAAAGAAGTTGATCTCCCTCATCGGATTAATTTCAATGAGCTTACAAttgatttaattatgaatttcCTAATATTGAATTTTATGAAAACTAAGTGAAACTTTTAATTGTTAAACGTTCTCACTAAATTGCTCACTTGAAATCAGACATTCAACAATTTAAAAGTAAAGAATTAGCATAAATCACAGTTTAACAATTTGTGTAATAAACTAGAAAAAAGAGAGTAAAGTATCAAAAATCAACAATTCAACTTCATGCGTTTATCAACAATTAGACTAAATttagataaatttaaaattttcaaccactaacctttttttttcaattggatgtgaaaatttgtaatttgacaattcattttcatggaaaatttatgaaatttctaGGGAAAATTAACAATGAACATTCAACTATACAAACTATTCATAAGAGTGGATAATGTAACTCATGATTATCCACAATGAGTGATTTACAAGGTGGCATTGGGATTGTTCAAATGGAGATTCATGCAACATATCCAGCTTTTAGCTTCATTGATTTCTGTTTGACGAAGAAAGCTGAGAGCAAGCTTTTGCTTCTAACAGATGCACGAACGATCTGATGCTTTCGGTTATCAAATGACCTGAACGCCATCGACGGTCCCTCCAATTCCTGAAACGAAGACAGGGTTTTTCCACAACCATGAAATGCAACAATGACAGATTTTATATCAGATAAGAGAGCAACCAATCTAAAGCTAAATCCATCAACTCGGGTTTCAACAAACAAGCATCAGTTTAAAGGGTTTCAAGCATGTATGCATTATTGTCGATTCGAACATTACCCCATGTGTGATACCCAGTGTTGGAACAAGTGGATTCGAAGCAAGTAAAGGTGCTGCCGAAGACTTTGTCCTTGTGTTATCTCCATTATCTGCAAGAATTACGGTCAAAATGCAAGTCTTGTAAAGCAAGAAAAGCTTCGATGTAAAATGCGTACCCAATAGCCGGAAAACTTCAGAACCATTGCCCGAATGTTTCGAGATTTCGTTGCTGCAGTGTAAACAATGTCAATAACTTCTTTGCTCTCATTACAACACTAGAAGAACCACATTGGAACAGTTCGGCCAGACTAACCTTGCCAAAGTGTCTGAATTCCCTTTCGAAGTAGGCTTCATTTCCAAGGCTAAGTAACATGAAAGCGGCTTTGGTGCAGGACTATCTATATACCACATTTAATAAGTACAATGAAAACAATACAGCAATCAACTCAAATTTTAGAAGAGTTCCAGCCATCGTACCAAAAGGTTGAAGACGAGAAGCCTCGAAGTAGTTTTGTCTAGAATCTGTACGCACGAGCGGACTAAAATGAACCTTCTTGTTTACGGAATCTGGTTGATAGAAACACAATAGAATAAGAACCGacaaaaaaggagaaaaaaagggaaaggaaatGAGAAACAGGCTTCAATCAAGTAGTCTTACTTGGTAAAATGTAGTGCTTGTGATGTTTGGGGATAAATGCAAACAGCTGGTGCTGCCGGAGACCTTCTTTACCGGTGTATACTTGGCACGTATGAAGTTGCTAACATGAACAAACTAAATGAGCTCAGGTCATCCCTTCATTATTGTGTTAGAAATTAACTCAAGTTCATTTGGTTGGAGGTTACTTGATGATTAAGTTAGACACGGGACTGGTTAACCATCTAGATGTCGTATTTGATTACATTTCTGCTCTCAAGTTCCTAACATACTGTTTACCTGATGCAAACAAGATGCTTGTAGCTCCATGGTTGACACTTCCAATATTTGCTGCTCGAGAAGATCAGTTAACTTGTAAGCCACAGTACCAAGGTGATCAACAGCATTAACAAGAGCCTGTACAGCATAGTCTTTCAGGTTGTCGAGTACCCTAGCAAATTTTATCCAAGAAAGCAAGAATATTTCAAGCACAAACACGGATGCAAGCCATTGTCATGCTATGGAGTGATTAAGTGTTGAGGGATTTCTGACTTCTTTGGAAAAAGTCTTCGAAGAATCGTCCGCGCCAAGCCAATGAACCCCTCAATAGAGGGGTATTATTCCAATCAGAATTTTGATGAAGAGACGGTAGATTCAACAAAGTGAGTGCGCCTCATCGGGAATGTGAGTGTTTGCACTTAATAGAATTTGAACCCCTGACACTTGTGGCTAACTATGCTACAACTGACTAATTCAAGTCGTAGCATAATTGCCCATAAATACCCTAGCTGTAGGGCACGCGCTCAAATCTTACCAAGCGCAAAAGTTCATACTTTCTTGGTAAATGACCGCGCACGGCACATAGTTCACGCTCGATAAAACGCTCTTACCTTGTTGAACCCATCACCTCTTTAGACAACCTCAGGCTCTCATCAAAGGCAGAGCACAAAACCCACCAAGGACAATATTGGACGTGTTGAAAAGTCTATCGACTTCAGATAGACTACACTTCAAAGACTTCTTTCGAAAGACTTCTTTTGAAAGAGTCAACCTCACCTAAACACACGAGGAAATAATGAACGAAGCAACAATTATTGAAAGTAAAAGTAAAAATATGGATCCTCACATCTGCTTCTGTTCACTATGTATATATGACTTTTCACAGTATTCTGCAGCTGAATAAAGCTGAGGCCTCAAATTCTTCAGCTCCTGCAAAATGTCAGTGGCCAGATAGAAAAGCTTTGAACATGCAAAAAgctcaaaattttctttaagACAACCTTTCAAACAAGATGCATGCACTTTTCCAAATTTCCTTTTAACATCATGTAAACGAAGCAAAATCATTGTTCTTCAATGCACGAGATAtgtgaaacaaaaagaaaaagagaaaacacGAAATTTGCTATGCAAAAATTGGACCCCCAAAAGATAGAAACCTGCAAGGCTATGACGAAGCTTTTGCTACCCTCCAAAGAGACCTCGTCGAACGTGGTGGCTAGATTATTAGATATGGGTAACTCTACATCCATTTGTGTGATCACTTTAATAGATTTTTAGAATCAAAATGCGAAACCCCAGAATCTCAAGAACAAGAAATTGGATTAATGGAGAGATTTTGGGGGGTTAGCGAACTGGAAAATTGTAAATCTCGGAAGGGCTCGGAAGGGGGGGGGGGTGTTAATGTAGTAGGTGAACGCACACTTTGAGTTGACAAGCATTGAATTGGTCGTTGATGGGTCAATGTCTCAACAACTGCTGATAGTTGTGAAGTTAACATTTATATCCTAACTGACGCCTTTGCTCTGCTCATTCAATGTAATACAGCATCTATGGCGATTTTGAATGATGATAAAATCCCTTCACGATGATGTCACCGGGGAATTTGATTATTAATACCTATCTTAAtcgatttaatttaatcataaaatGTTAAGTACTACAATTCGACGGAATCAAACTATTAAAAATTGATATGAACGGATTAAATCCGTAGTTAaacagtttattttttaaaagttttaattaaATCGATTAAATTAAGAACCGATGATTTGATCAATTCGATTATCAGTTTAGCTTTAAAAACATTGAATTAAACCTTAGTTGAACAAAGCTCGGATGTAGTTTATCAATTGAGTAAACTATATCCAATGTGAGTAAACTATTGTAAGTTTATGTTTTAGTCgctcaactttaaaaagttaccaAATAATCACTAAGCTAGTTAAAAGTTTCTATTTAAGTAactgaactatttgaaagtttttatttatttatttaagccATTGGGTtattaagttttttattttttgaagttTAACTAACGAGCTCTAAGCAACAATTCGATAACTGGTACGGTGGATCAGTATCTAGCAACAAGAATAAGAATATGCCTTAGATTCAAGTTGATATAACGGTTAGTGTCGAAGATAGGATAAGAAAGCTATTTGAATTTTGGGTTGCAGATTCATGATGCTTAAAGCAGTTTCATGAAAACAAATTGAACCGTAAAAAATAAGATGAAAGAGAGCTTTCAATTAATATAGGTTGTGCAAATAGAAAAGATCATACAACAGTGATTTTAACAAGGGAAGTGGCCTTGATCCCCTTAATGCAATATTCTAGCTTCGTCTCTAGTTTTAATAACTCAATGATTTaaaggaaaattttcaaataattcagtgaatttttgaaactttttaaagttgagtggtcaaaacataaacttatgaataatttagtgattgtagATGCAATTTACAtaactaataaaattatttttttaacattaatcttattataagtttttattatatatgcatAGAACTACTCATAGCTCATCTCCAACCCTTAAATAAGTACTGCGTGCTGAAACTCACTCGAACCCACGATCTCTTGTACTGATAATAATACCAAGGCCAATCAAAATAAGACTCAATCAATAACTAATCaaagtattttatttaaatttgagcGGCtcgaaattgaaaaattaaaccGAACCAAAACAAAATGAGTCCATCCTGGGCATAAACACCTATGACCTATATTACAAATAGGTCCAAAGAGTTTATAGATCAAATACTCATTGCCGGCCCAGCCCTAAAATTTTCTCTTTTGAAAATAACCAACTTTCCCTCCTTCAACCTTTCTTTTCTTCCCATCACCTGAGCTCTCTCTGTCCCTATTTCTTTCGATTTGTTGTGGTgggtgttcttttttttttttccagccGGCATTACCCTTTCCTTCGGTGTCACTTTCTCGGGAAAATCCCATactctttttttccttttcttgatGAAACCCTAAAATTCTCGAGAAAAatcaaaaagaagaagaaagattggCACAACAAGGACCGGGTAATGGAGAaagatcatcatcatcattatgtGCTGGAAATAACCTTAATCTCCGCACAAGGACTTAAAGAACCATCTGGTCAACTCCGCCGTATGCAAACTTACGCCCTTGCATGGATCGATCCTTCTCTTAAACTCCGTACTTGTATTGATCGTTCCGGCGGTGGAAACCCTACTTGGAACGACAAGTTCCTTTTCAAAGTCTCTTCTGATTTCCTTTCTAAAGAAACTTCCGGTGTTTCCGTTGAGATCTATTCCGTTGGCGTCCTTCGTGATTCCCTACTAGGAACCGTTCGTTTACTCGTCGGTAACTCGATCCGGTCTGGTTTTACGATCCACCCTCCTTCTTTCACCGCGGTTCAAGTTCGTCGACCTTCCGGTAGGTTTCACGGCGTTATTAACATTGGGGTTACGGTTCTTGACATGGCCGATGTACCCTCGATGTCTGGTTTATCCGCCGTCGGTTTCCGTGACCTGATTGGAGAAAGCATTAATTCGAAGAAAAACAGGGGATTGAAGAAATCGAAATCTACTACACTACCTTTACCCGGTGAGAATTTGTCCGATGATCAATCAGACGATTGTCATTCCTCGACGACATCGTCATCTTCGCCGGCGTCTACGGCTCTAAGGGAATGGAATGGGATAATTAGGGAAATTGAGAAAAGAAAGAATCATATAAGGTCTTCAACATCGGAAGATGGAAGCTTGCTTTGTGGATTGGGGTTATCGTCTATGAAGGTTGGTTGCCTTAGCCCCTTCATTGTTGGTGCTGCAAGTTTTAATGAAGGGAAAAATCCACCATGAATGGGGGCAATCAAGATTCAATTCACTATAGTTTTAATGAGATGATTGATCATTGTTTTGTGTATTAAATAGAGTTTGAAATTTCCTTTGTAAAACCCTTTGGTTTCTAAAGATTTTCGTTATGAGATGATGAATCCTTTTGATTTAGCAAAAACAAaatgttttcttctttttttttttttataaatacttCTATTAGTTGGTCTACTTTGCTTAATTgtgaatttaatatatttttgagTAAGTCagaatttaatatttcaattatttTCGAATTTACCTttacataaattgtatatatttttaattttttaattttcgaaTCTTTTCTAAGCTATGTTGTTTGACTAAAAAAGAATTGATATTTTAAGATCTTTTTAGATGGCAACTACGATTAGTAGTGATGAGATTAGATAATGTAAcgtgagataaaaataaaataaaattaaacgcACCACATTAGAAGTAAATGCACATCCAAAGGGATGTCTTTGTTAAATTAGTAGCTATTAAATCAATGTACTTTAATAGTTGTTGAATCAATGTACTTTGAGTAAGTTGTGAATttagtatttctataattttcaaattaattaattttagtttgtATACTTTAGTAGCTATTAAATCAATGTACTCCTTGTAACTTatgaatttaatattcaaattgaTCAATTTTAATTTGTATACTTTAATAGATGTTAAATCGAGTATTCTCATAAGTTGTGAATtaagtattttagtaattttcgaATTGATCAATTTTAGTGTATTCATGTAATTTATGAATATCGTATTGTTGTATTTTTCAAATTGATCAATATTAGTTTGTATACTTTAGTAGTTGTTAAATAAGTGTACTTTGTGTAAGTTGTGAATTTAGTATTTCTATAACttttgaatttatcaattttagttTGTATGCTTTAGTAGCTATTAATCATTcggttaaattttgttattaaccTTTCACTGTATAATTCATGTACTTCAATTGAATTATTCTTagttcctatatatttttcaaattccaAAATTTCAGTCTTAACAAGCAACAACTGTTAAATTCATTGATCAACTTTTTGTGTGAGAAATATGAGGAAATATAACAAGTGATATGAcattacatatgtgataatatacttgtcacataaaattttgaaaataacatGACTTGACTTAATGAATTCAACAActatcaatttttatattttatttctattttctttATTAATTTCTCATCTATAACGACAATCGTAAATTATGAAGTACACTTTTTATTAAACTAGTTCTCTGTAGTAATCTATTGTCTCAAATTTTAGTAAGATTAGTACTCTTAgtagaaaaaattaaaatcataaattttagttaacatattataaaatttaaattttatataagcaacatattaatgatattttattaaataaaataatatttataaattatattaaaatacaaTCTAAATctcattaattaatattattaatacatTAATCTAAATCTCAAATATTATTAACAACCACCACTttacaagattcaaaattttgaTTAATAAATGAGACTATTATAAAAAGGGTTGAttgtatattaattattatttttaaaaactattttattaaaattacattATTATCAATTATGCTTATTTATATTTAGGCAGGAtttgatatttaaaatattaaaatattttttaatacctGGTAACATAACAAATTTATtgagaaaaaataaattatacaaaaataattttcatgaaacaactttgaataTCAAAAATCTGCAAACCAAAATCTAAACAAATTTCTTCACCAATCTTCCACGTTGACCATCAAAATCGATTTAGATTTAAGATATGTTCTTCTACTCATTAATAAGTACTGATCTATCATACTGATCGTTAAATCGTTGCTTAGAGCTTGTTCTTCGggctttaagaaaaaaaaaacttaacaaatcAACGGcttaaagaaaaaattttgaataattcaatgacttaaatgaaaacttttgaataattaagtgatcattttataactttttaaagttgagcGGCCAAAATATAAACTATGTTTTACCCTATTATTAATGtaccaaataattatttttttatttctgtattatatgaattaaaaactAATTGTTAGGGACCGAAAGTTAAATTGTTAGTTGTTGCAGCCTCTTTTCCTCTCCACCGCCCAATCTTTTTTTACaaccaaaataattaaaagcaaataaaatagaaattaataaaaaatatttggaTTTATTCAATCAAAAGGgtttgatttgaaaaaaaaactataatttaGTTTTACTCAACAGATTATAGTTttggataaataaataaaaattctaacATTGCATGTTAGATTTCATCATCTTGCAAGAAATTGAGATTCTCTCTTACAAAGGTATAATCAAATtcatgttcttaaaaaaaattgatttttattttgtttttatttttcatatagaAAGATTACAAAAAGTGtaccaatttgaaaagttatttgttttgtttttcattttataATGAAAAGAATTGCAGAGTGAAATTGAGATTTACATGGCATTTTCCGACAAGGAGCTTATGACGACGGATTATATGATTCAATGTTCAAGACGTCATTGCAATAATCTCCCTCCCGGAATAGTTACTGGCTTTGAATGGAAAGATTATTGTCCTAAATCTTTCAGGTTTTGcaattttttaaattgttttgattttattGTATTTAATAGATTGTGCCAATATACCGAGACGTGAGTTATTGTTATTTCATTGTTTTTCTAGACTTATTCAAGAGCTTGAAAACATCGATAACGATGACTACATGATGCTAGTTTGTAGTGATGAAACTATTAAGCAAGTGACGTCTACAATGAGAcctggaaacatgttccttttcTCTAACGACTCTCGATTTGCCATTAAAACACTAAGGAAATCTGAACTTAAGGTAATGAAAACAAGTCTTTCTCTCATATAATGTTAAGGAAATGTCATTCGTCTAGACCCTTCGAACTCCTCAACAACTTCgagattggctttataacatataGCCCAAGTGGTAGCAATCTCATCCATATGTGTGCCTTATATGCTATAGGGTGTGGGTTTGAGGCTAACCATGCATAACATGCATGGTTTAGCTTCTTAGGCATCCGATGTAACACTCCCACTTGGTGAACCTGTCGTTAGGTCACTTTTTCAAGTGCGTGGGCTTTCAATAGAGTCGAGAGACAAAACCCCTCACCAAGAACAATATTGGATTTGTCGAAGAATTCAATAGTTCCAACTAGATGACACTTCATAGACTTCTCCCAAATGcttgttgatgatttttcaaCTTTGTCGAGAGAAATCTATAAAGTGTTAAGACAAAAGCCCATCGAGATAATACTAAACTTGTTTAGAGATCTGTTGGCTTTGAACATATAACACTTCACAATTTCCTCTCGAATGAATAAAAAATCCCTCGacaaattgataaataaattatCATATATTTTGCAAATCATCCCAAACTGTGAAGTAGTTATTTAGTTGGATTCAAATGATTAAGATTTAATTGGATTctaatataattttattggttGGAGATTACTCGAAAATAAGTTTATTAATGAAGTAGATATTTAGGAATTCTTAGTGAGTATTATCCCAATGCAGGTTCTCTTGGAAATGCTTCCAAGCTACTATAGCCATATCAAAAGGTTTCGAAGCACAATATTGAACAAGTTATATGGAGCTCATGTGGTGAAACCAGCCGGAGGTACTAAGGTATTTATCTCATATAAAGCTTTGCTCTCTAAacctttataatatattttattggtTAAAATGTGCCTATAGTCCtaataattttagaaattaaGAATTTAGTCCTATACttatattttcaagaatttagtccttcTATTTTTTAGATTTCAAATTCAGGTCCAAATATTAACACTGTTAATTTTGGGTTAAATTTATtactgtgacattttgaaattaaaaaaacacTTACTTGGTAGccatgtaattaaaaaaaatgttgtaattaacttgaatttaacaaagaaAAAATTAGCAGTTTGACTTGAATTCTAAAGTTTAaaaataaagagactaaattcCTAGCAATCTAGGTATAGCGAATAAAttcctaattttaaaaaaaaatacaggGACTATAGGCATATTTTAAACTATCTGATTTGATATGGAAGTTTTGTTACTCAACTTCTTTTGTTATATTGTCTGAATTCTCTAAATAGGTTTATTTTGTGGTTGTGGCAAACATATTCAAGTCAGATTTGTTGATGCATCGATGTTATGACCTCAAAGGTTCATTACAAGGTCGAAAAGTCGAAAAAATGCGATACCGAGAGAAAACTCTACATAAGGAGTCTGATCTTGATTTCTTATTTTACCTTGAACCTTTGGTTCGACAAAGGCTTTTGAAGTAAGTCaataaaagtatcatggaggcccCTATTCtaggagtcagattgcattttgccttctctactaaaaaaattagaaaattagtcattttacattatattaaaaaaaaatttgtcaTTTTTGTTAAAACTTCCATCCCTTTATACTTTTAAAAACTAGCGTGGCTGACAAAATAATcagataatgatacatgtgacgTGCTACATGCTGACGTACTTGGACTAGCTTTTAATAGtgaaaatggataaaatttttagTAGAAAGACTAGTTTTCTTTTTGATCTAATATACAAtgactaatttacccattttaAGTAAAAAGGCTAAAATACAATCTGATTTCTATTACAAgagcctccatggtacttttactaaGTCAGTTGCTATAAATCTATaaattttttctcttttgttttcttttcttgatTAACAATCAGAATTTTGTTTTTGATAGACAAATCAAATATGATTGTGCTTTCCTAGAGGCTGCAGGCATCATGAATTACAGCCTCATGCTTGGCTTGCATGTAAAAGGATCACATCAAGGTGAATTTTCACTACTTTAGCTATATGTGTTATGAAAATGCAACAATGGTGACATTATTTGAAACAAGtcaaatcttaaaaataaaacaaattgtaACATATATTCCTTTGTTGTCTTTTAGCGGATTGTGTTAATAGCAAATGTTCTAACAATGGCATGAGAATTTTCAATGTTGCATTGCATCAAAGTGATGTAGCCTCACAAAGATCCTCTGACTCTTCATATAAAGGTGATGTATAGAAAAATACAAACAATGTATCAAGCTTTACTTATAGTCTCTCCTTTCACCCTCACTTCTTGCTCATATtaatacataaataaaataaaagggttaaatCAGCGTTTGGTGTCTTAACTTAGCAACTTTTCTCACATTAGGGCCTGAactttttttttgtccaagttaggtTATGAACTTGGCAATTGTTCCCACATTGGGCATTGACTAAGCAATTATTCTAAATCGGTCCCTAAACTTGACAATTGTTATTATATTGAAGCCTGAACTTAGCAAATATTCCCATATTGGGACTTGACCTTTAGGGTTTTCAAGGGCTAATTTAGACAAAAAAAAGTTCAAGCCCCAATGTGGGAACAATTGTCAAGTTTAAGGCCTAACTTAGACCAAAAGAAAGTATCAATTTCTAAGTTCAACGCCAAAAAAGGTTTAAGACCCAATGTGAAAAAAGTTGTCAAATTCAAGTCCCCAAAAGTGGTTGGTTAAATAAAACTATTAAGTTCAAGAAGGAAAAATACTTGCTATGTGATAAGTTATGTTATTTGGATTCTTCATTCACGATACTAATATAAAGTATATGATCTTCAAATATGTGAAAAAAAGAGACATAATTACATAAAATACCCTCAATGTTTATGGGTTTTTGGGCTTGAGTCCTTAACTTTTTTTTATTGACACCCTCAATGATatgtttttttcaaaaatcagtcCAATTTTAATGGTAAATGTGAGTTGACCATCAATCAAATGACAGGTCAATGAAATAGCCTATATGGTATGCCATATAAGTACAATGTCATAAATGACATCATCAAaacaaaattcttttttttttccatcatTTTTCTTCTCTCTCTTCCCCTCTAACTATTgttacaataaaaaaataaaaataaaaaacctacCACCATTTTGCATTGAATCAATGGATTGAATTTTGTTTgcattgaatcaaaatcaaaactccaaacaaagaaaaaaacacacacacaaaaaaaacaaaacatatcatcatcTTATTCACCTTCATTTTGCTTGTAATAATGATTCTTGGTTGCCTCACACCCACATGCCCTTTTCAATATCCACTCCCCCCCCCACTCTTTATCTCTCAATATCTTACCTATAAAACCCCATTTCCCTCCCCACTTCTCTCTCTCACCTATAGTAATCTTCTTCAACACCACCAAATCCCACCATTAAAACCCAAACTCAacatcttctttttctttctatatTTTCTCTTGTTTTTTGTCCTTATTTTTAAGTTCTTATCTCTAGTTTTTTGTTATTGTTTAGCAATGACGGTTTCAGGGTTTGAAGGTTTTAAGAAGCAGTTGGAacttcatttctttagtgttgatcCATTGAGTAATATAAACAACAATATGGGTCTTCGCTTACTTGATTTCGAATAAATTGAACAAGACTTTCATGTAGTCCAATGCACCGTCGTTTATGCCATCGATAACcatttttttatgcttacttCTTGTCAGAATCGAGTTTGTTCATATTTCGACTAAGATTATAATCAAAGCCTATGAGACAACTCAATTACTCAAATCGATTCATGCATTGACTCACTTTTCCAGCAAGCTTAATCTTAAATTATGTGGGTGTCGATACACTAGGGGAAGTTTCATTTCCCCAAATCTTAGTCTTTTCCTCATACGAATTTCAAAGAAGAAGTGATTTACATTGAAGAAAATCTCCCAAAAAATCATGTTTATAGAAAAGTAGTCATTATACCGTCGAAAAATCCTTGTTATTCGTGGCATGTTTTTGCCCCCGGTGATTAAAACCATCGTAAGAAATTGAATTCCAATGTTACGTTTGAAATTTGTATAGCGGAGCTTGACCGCCATCTGGCACGTAAGTTTTACAAAAAAGACTGGGATTGCAAAATAGGGGATTCAGCCGGGAAAGAGATGATGGTATTGATGGGGTTTGATGATATAAACCCTAAGGCTTTTATTTGTGATTTTATTCTAACAGCAGTTAGAGggggagagagaaagagagaagaagaaagaagattgaaaaaaatgaaaaaaaattgttttgatgaTGTCATCTA
This window of the Gossypium arboreum isolate Shixiya-1 chromosome 12, ASM2569848v2, whole genome shotgun sequence genome carries:
- the LOC108476562 gene encoding protein ABIL1-like → MDVELPISNNLATTFDEVSLEGSKSFVIALQELKNLRPQLYSAAEYCEKSYIHSEQKQMVLDNLKDYAVQALVNAVDHLGTVAYKLTDLLEQQILEVSTMELQASCLHQQLHTCQVYTGKEGLRQHQLFAFIPKHHKHYILPNSVNKKVHFSPLVRTDSRQNYFEASRLQPFDSPAPKPLSCYLALEMKPTSKGNSDTLASNEISKHSGNGSEVFRLLDNGDNTRTKSSAAPLLASNPLVPTLGITHGELEGPSMAFRSFDNRKHQIVRASVRSKSLLSAFFVKQKSMKLKAGYVA
- the LOC108478970 gene encoding uncharacterized protein LOC108478970, which produces MEKDHHHHYVLEITLISAQGLKEPSGQLRRMQTYALAWIDPSLKLRTCIDRSGGGNPTWNDKFLFKVSSDFLSKETSGVSVEIYSVGVLRDSLLGTVRLLVGNSIRSGFTIHPPSFTAVQVRRPSGRFHGVINIGVTVLDMADVPSMSGLSAVGFRDLIGESINSKKNRGLKKSKSTTLPLPGENLSDDQSDDCHSSTTSSSSPASTALREWNGIIREIEKRKNHIRSSTSEDGSLLCGLGLSSMKVGCLSPFIVGAASFNEGKNPP
- the LOC108477551 gene encoding phosphatidylinositol 4-phosphate 5-kinase 10-like; this encodes MAFSDKELMTTDYMIQCSRRHCNNLPPGIVTGFEWKDYCPKSFRLIQELENIDNDDYMMLVCSDETIKQVTSTMRPGNMFLFSNDSRFAIKTLRKSELKVLLEMLPSYYSHIKRFRSTILNKLYGAHVVKPAGGTKVYFVVVANIFKSDLLMHRCYDLKGSLQGRKVEKMRYREKTLHKESDLDFLFYLEPLVRQRLLKQIKYDCAFLEAAGIMNYSLMLGLHVKGSHQAMTVSGFEGFKKQLELHFFSVDPLNSTSKYSTTNIMDIISNTSFSENEASEVSFGDQWLQNNSCKFGEELDARGVRISKNGTGTLSCQNFTVIECYDVLLCFGIVDFFQNYNVIKRIEHAYKSLQFDRKMIAAVNPKIYSSRFQEFISDIFKADEPLN